A genome region from Triticum aestivum cultivar Chinese Spring chromosome 2B, IWGSC CS RefSeq v2.1, whole genome shotgun sequence includes the following:
- the LOC123043883 gene encoding vegetative cell wall protein gp1: protein MEVASPSSSSSSSAQPPPKPRLRLNPAALLLRPAPPPTPAAPSAPPPVDPAAAAAPPPRPGVAAHPLVAFLSSLVPLRGERPGAAPAPGPAVAAAARRAAERDALAELQLAGCAVPLFRPYVARLPWHGGTRAWLSKLFPRYGHYCGPNWSSGKEAGSVLWDRRPADHLDFCCYCHDMAYDTHDQAQLLRADLAFLSCLEGSRKTPALDGVAAAAIYRSMCIFGLKTILIPYRTNLVRLQTGPNYAGAFADFMKRMASSSGRATTGGEKHRL, encoded by the exons ATGGAGgtcgcctccccctcctcctcctcctcctcctccgcgcagCCCCCGCCCAAGCCCCGCCTCCGCCTCAACCCggccgcgctcctcctccgccccgccccgcccccgaCCCCCGCGGCGCCATCGGCTCCTCCGCCCGTGgaccccgccgccgcggccgcgcctCCCCCGCGGCCGGGGGTCGCCGCCCACccgctcgtcgccttcctctccTCCCTCGTCCCCCTCCGCGGCGAGCGGCCGGGCGCGGCCCCGGCCCCGGGCCccgccgtggcggcggcggcgcggagggcggcggagAGGGACGCCCTGGCGGAGCTGCAGCTGGCGGGCTGCGCGGTGCCGCTGTTCCGGCCGTACGTGGCGCGGCTGCCCTGGCACGGCGGCACGCGGGCGTGGCTCTCCAAGCTCTTCCCGCGCTACGGCCACTACTGCGGGCCCAACTGGTCCAGCGGCAAGGAGGCCGGCTCCGTGCTCTGGGACCGCCGCCCCGCCGACCACCTCGACTTCTGCTGCTACTGCCACGACATGGCCTACGACACCCACGACCAGGCGCAGCTCCTCCGCGCCGACCTCGCCTTCCTCAGCTGCCTCGAGGGCAGCCGCAAGACGCCCGCGCTCgacggcgtcgccgccgccgccatctaccGCTCCATGTGCATCTTCG GGCTCAAGACCATACTGATACCGTACAGGACGAACCTGGTGCGGCTGCAAACCGGGCCGAATTATGCCGGCGCATTCGCCGATTTCATGAAGAGGATGGCCTCGTCTTCCGGCAGGGCGACAACGGGCGGCGAGAAGCATAGATTGTGA